A genome region from Rhizophagus irregularis chromosome 14, complete sequence includes the following:
- a CDS encoding uncharacterized protein (SECRETED:cutsite_TIA-FK; SECRETED:prob_0.5102); SECRETED:SignalP(1-19), with the protein MKYMVFIIVSFLIFFKTIAFKAFDQCGRDGTNFDATSGIKFLSNHQVELLLTGLHSKKNPGNFPCCVQQGPMIISNYTFFNRNNSHIYTIIPEHKRLWVNGYTRTDILNANDCSSGNFDCNSLYQGSNSYTRADNYDPKKFFQPGENIVVEITIYSHCFHHLETVCLTTCGYIGGLIYTPPQ; encoded by the exons aTGAAGTACAtggtttttattattgtatcaTTTCTTATATTCTTCAAAACTATTGCTTTTAAAGCTTTTGATCAATGCGGTA GAGATGGTACTAATTTTGATGCCACTTCAGGCATTAAATTCCTGTCAAATCATCAAGtcgaattattattaacaggACTacactcaaaaaaaaatcctggCAATTTCCCATGTTGTGTGCAACAGGGGCCAATGATTATTAgcaattatacattttttaatagaaataactcccatatttatactattataCCAGAACATAAACGTTTATGGGTAAATGGATACACTAGAACAGATATCTTAAATGCGAATGATTGTTCGAGTGGAAACTTTGATTGTAATTCACTTTATCAAGGATCAAATAGTTACACGCGGGCTGATAATTATGatcccaaaaaattttttcagccAGGAGAGAATATCGTGGTGGAAATAACTATATATTCTCATTGTTTCCATCACTTAGAAACGGTTTGCTTAACTACTTGTGGGTATATCGGTGGTTTAATTTATACTCCACCACaataa